The genomic interval CTGCGGACACGCAGGATCCCGAATGGCCTGACGGTCCCGGCCCTCGCAGTCGCGCTGTGCCTGCACGGCGCGCTCGGGGCCGGGCACGGCCTTCTCCTCTCCGCGGGTGGAGCGCTCGCGGCCGGGGCCCTGCTCCTGCCCGGCTACCTGCTCCGCTTCACCGGCGCCGGAGACGTGAAGCTCTTGATGGCCGTCGGAGCGTTCCTCGCACTTCCCGACGCTCTTCTCGCCGGCCTCCTCGCCCTGGTTCTGGGCGGGCTGCTCGGCGTTCTCACGGCCGTCCGTGTCGGACGGCTGGGCCAGGTGCTCCAGCGCTCGTTCGGGCTCGCCCGATGGATGGCGCACCGGGCGAAAGGATCCCCGCTGGCGCGTCCCGCCACGTCCGGCCTTCGGGTGCCGTTCGGCGTCGCGATCGCGCTGGCTACCGTCTTAGTCGTTCTGGTACCCGGACTTGGAGGGCCCCGATGAACCTCGCCCAGGCCGCTGACGGCCGCCGAAACCAGAGGCCGGCGCCGCATCCGGAATCCGGCGTCGCGCTGATTGAGTTCGCGTTCGTCCTGCCGATATTGCTGGTGTTGGCGATGGGAATGCTCGATTTCGGGCGGGCATTCCACAC from Candidatus Eisenbacteria bacterium carries:
- a CDS encoding A24 family peptidase; translation: MTHTVWMTGGAVVLCCVATWWDLRTRRIPNGLTVPALAVALCLHGALGAGHGLLLSAGGALAAGALLLPGYLLRFTGAGDVKLLMAVGAFLALPDALLAGLLALVLGGLLGVLTAVRVGRLGQVLQRSFGLARWMAHRAKGSPLARPATSGLRVPFGVAIALATVLVVLVPGLGGPR